Proteins co-encoded in one Kribbella qitaiheensis genomic window:
- a CDS encoding helix-turn-helix transcriptional regulator has translation MRADRLVATLLLMQSRGRVTAGELARELEISVATARRDLEALSTAGIPVYPQPGRNGGWSLLGGARTDLSGLSATEAQALFLLVGPAAAVAPEAKAALRKLVRALPDTFRADAEAAAEAVVIDPARWGEHIKERPEMVRRLQEAVVRRVKVRLTYAGRGRTGSERLVDPLGLVDKDDIWYLIAGTEKGQRTFRVERITDTELTDLPAERPADFDLATAWARVVEEMEQNRSLLTATVLMQERFLWVMQDRLGRHCEVIGPVGDGRVKIEVTAPTPLMIAQHLAGWGGQLEVLEPPSVQAELVRLGQELVDRYRSDS, from the coding sequence ATGCGAGCGGATCGGCTGGTTGCGACGTTGTTGCTGATGCAGTCGCGGGGGCGGGTGACGGCGGGTGAGTTGGCCAGGGAGCTGGAGATTTCCGTGGCCACGGCGCGGCGGGATCTCGAGGCGTTGTCGACTGCCGGGATTCCCGTTTATCCACAGCCGGGCCGCAACGGCGGATGGTCGTTGCTGGGTGGGGCGCGGACGGATTTGAGCGGGTTGAGTGCGACCGAGGCTCAGGCATTGTTCCTGCTGGTCGGGCCTGCTGCGGCTGTCGCGCCTGAGGCGAAGGCCGCGCTGCGGAAGTTGGTGCGGGCGCTGCCTGACACGTTCCGCGCGGATGCCGAGGCGGCGGCCGAAGCCGTCGTGATCGATCCGGCGCGGTGGGGTGAGCACATCAAGGAGCGGCCCGAGATGGTCCGGCGGCTTCAAGAGGCCGTCGTACGGCGGGTGAAAGTGCGACTCACGTACGCCGGGCGCGGTCGCACCGGGTCGGAGCGATTGGTCGATCCGCTCGGGCTCGTGGACAAGGACGACATCTGGTACCTGATCGCCGGTACCGAGAAGGGGCAGCGCACCTTCCGGGTGGAGCGGATCACCGATACGGAGCTGACGGATCTGCCCGCGGAACGCCCGGCCGACTTCGATCTGGCGACGGCCTGGGCGCGCGTTGTCGAGGAGATGGAGCAGAACCGGTCCCTGCTGACGGCGACGGTCCTGATGCAGGAGCGGTTCCTGTGGGTGATGCAGGATCGTCTCGGCAGGCACTGCGAAGTGATCGGCCCGGTGGGCGACGGGCGGGTCAAGATCGAGGTCACTGCTCCTACTCCCCTGATGATCGCCCAGCACCTGGCCGGTTGGGGCGGTCAGCTCGAGGTGCTCGAGCCTCCGTCGGTCCAGGCGGAACTGGTTCGCCTCGGCCAGGAACTGGTCGACCGCTATCGAAGCGATTCTTGA
- a CDS encoding VOC family protein — translation MTSHLVTLSFDANDPTRLAQFWAGVIGRKVADDGITLLANDDSGFAIRFTSTEEKKTEPNQMHFDLTSKSLEDQQQIVARALELGGRHIDIGQLPEEKDVVLADPEGNEFCVVEPGNNFLADTGVIGAFSSDGSQAVGYFWSKALDWPLVWDENEETAIQSAQGGSKISWGGPPVREKTAKNRLAYELAADGDQQAEVDRLVALGATRVDSQGDVVAMLDPDGNEFSVVPA, via the coding sequence ATGACCTCTCACCTTGTGACGCTGAGCTTCGATGCTAACGATCCGACTCGCCTTGCGCAGTTCTGGGCCGGGGTGATCGGCCGCAAGGTGGCGGACGACGGGATCACGCTGCTGGCGAACGACGACTCCGGGTTCGCGATTCGTTTCACCTCGACCGAGGAGAAGAAGACCGAGCCGAACCAGATGCACTTCGACCTGACCAGCAAGTCGCTCGAGGACCAGCAGCAGATCGTGGCTAGGGCGCTCGAACTCGGTGGCCGGCACATCGACATCGGCCAGCTTCCGGAAGAGAAGGATGTCGTACTCGCGGATCCTGAGGGCAACGAGTTCTGTGTCGTTGAGCCGGGCAACAACTTCCTCGCGGACACGGGCGTCATCGGGGCGTTCTCGTCCGACGGATCGCAAGCAGTCGGGTACTTCTGGAGCAAGGCGCTGGACTGGCCGTTGGTCTGGGACGAGAACGAGGAGACCGCGATCCAGTCGGCGCAGGGTGGTTCGAAGATCAGCTGGGGCGGACCGCCGGTGCGCGAGAAGACCGCGAAGAACCGGCTGGCCTACGAGCTCGCGGCCGACGGTGATCAGCAGGCGGAGGTCGACCGACTCGTCGCACTCGGCGCGACCCGCGTCGACAGCCAGGGCGACGTCGTGGCAATGCTCGACCCCGACGGCAACGAGTTCTCCGTAGTCCCGGCCTAG
- a CDS encoding helix-turn-helix domain-containing protein: MTDVHARNLDLQREWYGESLGERFRRLLDRLDLSQAQLAAVLGLSAPMLSQLMSGQRAKISNPAVLSRLLQLETEVAAPGWKALPRLEQERRLAEIRAAQQSTLSVPARPIVEPPTDTSDPVAVIQSLLRDVASAADLEGAAELLEPRYPDLAEALRVLGAGRTQEARAYYARITFGR, encoded by the coding sequence GTGACCGACGTACACGCCCGGAACCTCGACCTGCAGAGGGAATGGTACGGAGAGTCGCTGGGGGAGCGGTTCCGGCGGCTGCTGGACCGGCTCGACCTCTCCCAAGCCCAGCTCGCCGCGGTCCTCGGCCTGTCCGCACCGATGCTGTCGCAGTTGATGTCCGGACAGCGGGCCAAGATCAGCAATCCGGCCGTGTTGTCGAGATTGCTCCAGCTCGAGACGGAGGTGGCAGCGCCCGGCTGGAAGGCGTTGCCCCGACTGGAGCAGGAACGCCGGCTCGCCGAGATCCGGGCCGCCCAGCAATCCACCCTGAGTGTCCCGGCACGACCCATCGTGGAGCCTCCGACCGACACGAGTGATCCGGTCGCGGTCATCCAGTCACTTCTCCGCGATGTCGCTTCGGCAGCCGACCTGGAGGGTGCCGCCGAACTGCTGGAGCCGCGCTACCCCGATCTCGCCGAAGCCTTGCGGGTCCTCGGCGCCGGCCGAACCCAGGAGGCCCGCGCGTACTACGCGCGCATCACCTTCGGCCGATGA
- a CDS encoding nucleoside deaminase — MTSSEEGFLRRAIELAAAARESGNPPFGSILVGPDGSVVAEDNNTSITDNDISAHPELKLAKWAARELSPEVAARTTMYTSCQPCGMCTGAIERSGLGRVVYALSGEQLNGLKPGGGFAPVVQDGPALYDEASAVVKGYYN; from the coding sequence GTGACCTCATCGGAAGAAGGCTTCCTGCGGAGGGCCATCGAACTGGCCGCGGCGGCCCGCGAGTCCGGCAATCCGCCCTTCGGGTCGATCCTGGTCGGCCCCGACGGGTCGGTGGTTGCCGAGGACAACAACACGAGCATCACCGACAACGACATCAGCGCGCACCCCGAGCTCAAGCTCGCCAAGTGGGCCGCCCGCGAACTATCGCCGGAGGTCGCCGCCAGGACCACGATGTACACGAGTTGCCAGCCGTGCGGCATGTGCACCGGCGCGATCGAGCGCTCGGGGCTCGGCCGGGTCGTCTACGCGCTGTCCGGCGAGCAGCTGAACGGGCTCAAGCCGGGTGGTGGGTTCGCGCCCGTAGTACAGGACGGGCCTGCCTTGTACGACGAGGCGAGCGCCGTGGTGAAGGGGTACTACAACTGA
- a CDS encoding serine/threonine-protein kinase has product MPDVFAGRFELIDPVGSGGTGTVWRAWDRRLQRLCAAKVLRQRHAGALLRFVREQGLRLEHPNVLSPYSWAAEDDQALLAMDLVGGGSLSNLVADFGALPERYAAELLAQVLTALEQVHAAGVVHRDVKPANLLLETTGTALPVLRLSDFGIALSLGEPRLTQQGAVVGTPGYVAPEVLAGDPPAVAQDLYAAGVTGWQLLTGEEPPATGLLPSRPAGSAGSVVWDVIEGLVRAEPAERVESASAALSALAPALVDPVQIPAYTADGELIEVFDQLPALRPAYQALAAPPQPEPQPVKHPPPVVHPKPVVPTTALAKRGPVRRRVVLAGAGLAGLAAAGVVAVLLLNGPDTGGGSPSPPGSSPTSTPPTTPETIPTGPVTPAPNPQVKLGGVCGWQEAGGIETTADGTRVECRRQGSSYRWIKAG; this is encoded by the coding sequence GTGCCAGATGTGTTCGCCGGCCGGTTCGAACTCATCGATCCTGTCGGCTCAGGCGGGACCGGTACCGTCTGGCGCGCCTGGGATCGTCGCCTCCAACGGCTCTGCGCGGCCAAGGTCCTCCGTCAGCGGCATGCCGGCGCGCTGCTGCGGTTCGTCCGCGAGCAGGGTCTGCGGCTGGAGCACCCGAACGTCCTCAGCCCGTACAGCTGGGCCGCCGAGGACGATCAGGCTCTGCTCGCCATGGACCTGGTCGGTGGCGGGTCGCTTAGCAACCTGGTCGCCGACTTCGGCGCTTTGCCGGAGCGCTACGCCGCGGAATTGCTCGCTCAGGTGCTGACCGCGTTGGAGCAGGTCCACGCCGCCGGAGTCGTCCACCGCGACGTGAAGCCTGCGAACCTGTTGCTCGAGACAACAGGCACCGCCCTGCCCGTACTGCGCTTGAGCGACTTCGGCATCGCGCTGTCACTGGGGGAGCCCCGTCTCACTCAACAAGGCGCGGTCGTCGGTACTCCGGGATATGTCGCGCCTGAGGTGCTTGCGGGCGATCCACCGGCTGTCGCGCAGGACCTGTACGCGGCTGGCGTGACCGGCTGGCAGTTGCTGACTGGCGAAGAACCACCAGCCACCGGCTTGCTGCCATCGCGGCCTGCTGGCTCCGCGGGCAGTGTCGTCTGGGATGTCATCGAAGGATTGGTGCGAGCCGAACCGGCCGAACGGGTGGAATCGGCGTCTGCAGCCTTGAGCGCACTTGCTCCAGCTCTCGTGGATCCTGTGCAGATCCCGGCGTATACCGCTGATGGCGAGCTGATCGAGGTCTTCGACCAACTGCCGGCACTCCGACCGGCGTACCAGGCGCTCGCTGCACCACCTCAACCTGAACCTCAGCCGGTCAAGCACCCGCCGCCGGTCGTGCACCCGAAGCCGGTCGTGCCTACTACCGCCCTCGCGAAACGCGGCCCAGTTCGCCGACGCGTAGTACTGGCCGGTGCGGGCTTGGCGGGACTAGCGGCGGCCGGCGTAGTTGCAGTACTCCTGCTCAACGGACCGGACACCGGTGGCGGCTCACCCTCGCCACCGGGTAGTTCACCAACAAGCACTCCGCCCACAACGCCCGAGACCATCCCCACCGGCCCGGTCACTCCTGCGCCCAACCCACAGGTGAAGCTCGGCGGTGTCTGCGGCTGGCAGGAGGCCGGCGGAATCGAGACGACCGCCGACGGCACCCGGGTCGAGTGCCGTCGGCAAGGATCGTCCTACCGCTGGATCAAGGCCGGGTAG
- a CDS encoding aldo/keto reductase has translation MRYRRLGVTGIEVSAQCLGAMMFGAVGNPDHEDSVRIIHAALEQGINFVDTADMYSGGESEEIVGKALQGRRDDVVLATKGHFPLTEDALNRSGNSRRWITRAVEDSLRRLGTDWIDLYQIHRPDPATDIEETLWVLSDLVSQGKIRAFGCSTFPAEEIVEAYHVSERRGYGKFRTEQPPYSIVTRGIERSLLPTAQRLNMGVLTWSPLASGFLSGKVRKNQPVDLESGRAALTPHRFDPALPANAEKFEAVEQLIQVADDLGRTLPELALAFVSSHPAVTSVIIGPRTMDQLTGLLKGAELTLDDEVLDRIDEIVPPGTDLHHYQSDGLWQSPALTDATKRRRPTSDRAAA, from the coding sequence ATGCGTTATCGCAGGCTTGGTGTTACCGGGATCGAGGTCAGTGCGCAGTGTCTGGGCGCGATGATGTTCGGTGCGGTCGGCAATCCCGATCACGAGGACAGCGTCCGGATCATTCATGCCGCGCTGGAGCAGGGCATCAACTTCGTCGACACCGCCGACATGTACTCCGGTGGCGAGAGCGAGGAGATCGTCGGCAAGGCGCTGCAAGGTCGTCGCGATGACGTCGTTCTCGCGACCAAGGGGCATTTCCCGCTTACCGAAGACGCGCTCAATCGCAGTGGGAACTCGCGGCGCTGGATCACGCGTGCCGTCGAGGACAGCCTGCGCCGGCTCGGTACCGACTGGATCGATCTCTACCAGATTCACCGGCCGGACCCGGCGACCGATATCGAGGAGACGCTCTGGGTGCTGAGCGATCTCGTCAGCCAGGGCAAGATCCGCGCGTTCGGGTGCTCCACCTTCCCGGCCGAGGAGATCGTCGAGGCGTACCACGTCTCCGAGCGGCGCGGGTACGGCAAGTTCCGCACCGAGCAGCCGCCGTATTCGATCGTCACTCGCGGCATCGAGCGCTCGCTGCTGCCGACCGCCCAGCGGCTGAACATGGGCGTGCTGACCTGGAGCCCGCTGGCATCCGGCTTCCTGTCGGGCAAGGTGCGCAAGAACCAGCCGGTGGACCTGGAGTCGGGACGGGCTGCCTTGACTCCGCACCGGTTCGATCCCGCGTTGCCTGCCAATGCGGAGAAGTTCGAGGCTGTCGAGCAGTTGATCCAGGTCGCCGACGACCTCGGCCGGACGCTGCCCGAGCTCGCGCTGGCGTTCGTCTCGTCGCACCCGGCGGTCACGTCGGTGATCATCGGGCCGCGCACGATGGACCAGCTGACCGGCCTGCTCAAGGGCGCCGAACTGACGCTCGACGACGAGGTCCTGGACCGGATCGACGAGATCGTCCCGCCCGGCACCGACCTGCACCACTACCAGTCGGACGGCCTCTGGCAGTCGCCCGCCCTCACCGACGCCACCAAGCGTCGCCGCCCCACCTCGGACCGCGCCGCGGCCTAG
- a CDS encoding RNA polymerase sigma factor, producing the protein MTDGSSQGLDEGALRALVPRVLAGLVRRGEDFDAAEDALQEALLDALRVWPDDPPHNPHGWLTTVATRRLIDARRSEIARSRRQETTYDEPEPGAAEEGDDTLFLLFCCCHPDLAPASQVTLTLRAVGGLTTREIADAFYVPEATMAQRISRAKRTLRGQRLNRPGDLAVVLRVLYLVYTAGHAGRVDLAAEAIRLARQLTLATDEPEARGLLALMLLNHARRLARLDSEGRIVTLDRQDRTLWCTHEIAEGVRVLQSALELQTDDRPPGRYQIEAAIAALHDDAASAEETDWQQILAWYDDLVALTEDPVRQSPAAVLGRAVAVGHVEGAAAGLRETERLQEVIGERHRWYAVRGHLHELDGDLPAAATAYAEAAHRATNVAERDHLVRQAARTRAAAG; encoded by the coding sequence GTGACCGACGGGTCATCGCAAGGGTTGGACGAGGGCGCGTTGCGCGCCCTCGTCCCCCGGGTGCTTGCGGGCCTGGTACGACGTGGCGAGGATTTCGATGCCGCCGAAGACGCGCTCCAGGAGGCGCTGCTGGATGCGCTCCGGGTCTGGCCGGACGACCCGCCGCACAACCCGCACGGGTGGCTGACGACCGTCGCGACCCGGCGGCTGATCGACGCGCGCCGCAGCGAGATCGCCCGTAGCCGCCGCCAGGAGACGACGTACGACGAACCGGAGCCTGGTGCCGCCGAGGAAGGCGATGACACCCTCTTCCTGCTCTTCTGTTGCTGCCATCCCGATCTCGCGCCGGCCTCGCAAGTGACGCTGACGCTGCGCGCCGTCGGCGGCCTCACCACCCGGGAGATCGCCGACGCCTTTTACGTGCCGGAGGCAACGATGGCGCAGCGGATCAGCCGCGCCAAGCGCACGTTGCGGGGACAGCGGCTGAATCGGCCGGGCGACCTCGCCGTCGTACTGCGGGTGCTCTATCTCGTTTACACAGCCGGCCATGCGGGCCGGGTCGACCTGGCCGCGGAGGCGATCCGGCTGGCCCGGCAACTCACGCTGGCCACCGACGAGCCGGAGGCGCGCGGGTTGCTCGCGCTGATGTTGCTGAACCATGCCCGGCGGCTGGCGCGGCTCGATTCCGAGGGCCGGATCGTGACGCTCGATCGGCAAGATCGCACTCTGTGGTGCACCCACGAGATCGCTGAAGGCGTGCGCGTCCTGCAGTCGGCGCTCGAACTGCAGACCGACGATCGCCCACCAGGTCGCTATCAGATCGAAGCCGCGATCGCCGCACTTCACGATGACGCGGCGAGCGCCGAGGAGACCGACTGGCAGCAGATCCTCGCCTGGTACGACGACCTGGTCGCGCTCACCGAGGATCCCGTACGCCAGTCCCCCGCCGCCGTGCTCGGGCGGGCGGTCGCGGTCGGTCATGTCGAAGGCGCCGCCGCCGGGCTGCGCGAGACGGAACGGCTGCAGGAGGTCATCGGCGAGCGCCACAGGTGGTACGCCGTACGCGGGCACCTCCACGAACTCGACGGCGACCTGCCGGCAGCAGCCACGGCGTACGCCGAAGCCGCCCACCGCGCGACGAATGTTGCCGAGCGGGACCACCTCGTCCGTCAGGCCGCCCGCACCCGAGCCGCTGCCGGTTGA
- a CDS encoding vWA domain-containing protein, which produces MIRRFAALAAVSALAAAFSFANAPTAAAEGELSPVMVVLDSSGSMTARDAGGTGTRMDAAKRAVGSMVDGLPAQAQVGLAIYGAGTGSSGAEKAAGCRDVRVVQPVQTVDKAALKRAVSATKASGYTPIGQALRTAAAQLPKEGQRSVVLVSDGEDTCAPPQPCDVAKELHQQGVDLHVHAIGFRVDAKARAQLACIAQNTGGTYHDASDADSLLGVLGRVTERALRHYEPTGKPVTGTKDPFTAPTLEPGQYLDTIDPVEERFYAADLKAGETAYFAATAVFPRGNPRDIEVVDVRITGPGGADCYTSERNLNTRARDGGSLTSVLTWNGLAAGSSKTKACSVPGKYVFKVTRDANQGGTDRVPVEIQLRVEPPVTGSLGEEAQQNLVGFAQQPAGAVKPVRAGGSFNEATTLDGSGRYGETIYYGEELFYRVKLDWGQGLAYRVTFGGVPKGPTANIRTALYSPVRADIKSDTTAYTGSTQILPSDGKPIATPRTAYLNRNSAEQTVRKSSVDGWYYIVAKLGTAFGEDSPGGLPVTIDVAVAGDKVAGPEYGAAGDTEATPTPTPTASDSTPSSPATEAGDKVGDVQPAKDDSSSALPWILLGLVLVLAAVGVGVVLVIQRRKPPAPPTYPNGPGQNWPTRP; this is translated from the coding sequence ATGATACGACGCTTCGCCGCTCTCGCGGCCGTCTCGGCCCTCGCCGCCGCATTCTCGTTCGCGAACGCACCTACGGCCGCCGCCGAAGGCGAACTGTCGCCGGTGATGGTCGTGCTGGACTCGTCCGGCTCGATGACCGCGCGGGACGCCGGCGGCACCGGCACCCGGATGGACGCGGCCAAGCGAGCCGTCGGTTCGATGGTCGACGGCCTGCCCGCCCAGGCGCAGGTCGGACTCGCCATCTACGGCGCGGGAACGGGCTCGAGCGGCGCCGAGAAGGCAGCAGGTTGTCGCGACGTCCGAGTCGTTCAGCCGGTCCAGACCGTCGACAAGGCCGCCCTCAAGCGTGCGGTCAGCGCGACCAAGGCCAGCGGTTACACCCCGATCGGCCAGGCCCTTCGGACGGCGGCCGCCCAGCTGCCGAAGGAGGGCCAGCGCTCCGTCGTACTGGTCTCCGACGGCGAGGACACCTGCGCCCCGCCGCAACCTTGCGACGTGGCCAAGGAGCTCCACCAGCAAGGCGTCGACCTGCACGTGCACGCGATCGGCTTCCGGGTCGATGCGAAGGCCCGCGCTCAGCTCGCCTGCATCGCACAGAACACCGGCGGTACGTACCACGACGCCAGCGACGCCGATTCGCTGCTCGGTGTCCTCGGCCGGGTGACGGAACGCGCCCTGCGGCACTACGAGCCGACCGGAAAGCCGGTCACCGGCACCAAGGATCCGTTCACCGCGCCGACCCTCGAACCAGGCCAGTACCTGGACACCATCGATCCGGTCGAGGAGCGCTTCTACGCAGCCGACCTGAAGGCCGGCGAGACGGCGTACTTCGCGGCGACGGCGGTCTTCCCGCGCGGCAACCCGCGCGATATCGAGGTTGTCGACGTCAGGATCACCGGACCCGGTGGCGCGGACTGCTACACCTCCGAGCGCAACCTCAACACCCGGGCCCGGGACGGCGGCTCGCTGACCTCGGTGCTGACCTGGAACGGCCTGGCCGCCGGGTCGAGCAAGACGAAGGCCTGCAGTGTGCCGGGCAAGTACGTCTTCAAGGTCACTCGCGATGCCAACCAGGGTGGCACCGACCGGGTGCCGGTCGAGATCCAGCTGCGGGTCGAGCCCCCGGTGACGGGAAGTCTGGGCGAGGAAGCGCAGCAGAACCTGGTCGGCTTCGCCCAGCAGCCGGCCGGCGCCGTGAAGCCCGTTCGCGCGGGAGGCTCGTTCAACGAGGCGACCACGCTCGACGGATCCGGCCGGTACGGCGAAACCATCTACTACGGCGAGGAGCTCTTCTACCGGGTGAAGCTCGACTGGGGGCAGGGCCTGGCCTACCGGGTCACCTTCGGCGGCGTACCGAAGGGTCCGACGGCCAATATCCGGACCGCTCTGTACAGCCCGGTTCGCGCCGACATCAAGTCCGACACCACCGCCTACACCGGCAGCACCCAGATCCTGCCCTCCGACGGGAAGCCGATCGCGACGCCGCGAACGGCCTATCTGAACCGGAACTCGGCCGAGCAGACGGTCCGGAAGTCCAGCGTCGACGGGTGGTACTACATCGTGGCCAAGCTCGGTACGGCCTTCGGTGAGGACTCGCCGGGCGGCCTGCCGGTGACGATCGACGTGGCAGTAGCAGGCGACAAGGTTGCCGGGCCGGAGTACGGCGCGGCCGGTGACACCGAGGCGACGCCCACGCCGACCCCGACTGCCTCCGACTCGACGCCTTCGAGCCCGGCAACGGAAGCCGGTGACAAGGTCGGTGACGTCCAGCCGGCCAAGGACGACTCCTCCTCGGCGCTGCCTTGGATTCTTCTCGGCTTGGTGTTGGTGCTGGCCGCGGTGGGTGTGGGTGTCGTGCTGGTGATCCAGCGTCGCAAGCCGCCGGCGCCGCCGACGTACCCGAACGGCCCGGGGCAGAACTGGCCTACCCGGCCTTGA
- a CDS encoding LppU/SCO3897 family protein: MTTTPPQSPHDPYAAQPGAGGGYGPPQDQFPQYTQPQPGQPQYDQPQYGQPGVPPSGQPQDQPQFGQGFPQQGQQPQGMPAYPQGAIQCRFCGGMPAVQATVRGHQGFLIMMRFLKLEGPFCRTCGIATVRNMTAKSLWQGWWGIGSSIINPITMLINIPTRLKFKQLPEPMPGAPGQPMDMGKPLFLRPAILGFLLPIAVIALLIWSSQSSPSSAGVGDCIQNKGTISSPNVKVVDCGSGDAEYKVVGKLSDSTNSDQCEQFEGYTVAYTEEGRSSGYTLCLAPK, encoded by the coding sequence GTGACCACTACCCCTCCTCAGTCCCCTCACGATCCCTACGCGGCGCAGCCCGGCGCCGGTGGTGGATACGGTCCCCCGCAAGACCAGTTCCCGCAGTACACACAGCCCCAGCCGGGGCAGCCTCAGTACGACCAACCGCAGTACGGGCAGCCCGGCGTCCCGCCGTCGGGACAGCCGCAAGATCAGCCGCAGTTCGGGCAGGGCTTCCCGCAGCAGGGGCAGCAGCCGCAGGGCATGCCTGCCTATCCGCAGGGTGCGATCCAGTGCCGCTTCTGTGGTGGGATGCCGGCCGTGCAGGCGACCGTTCGCGGTCACCAGGGCTTCCTGATCATGATGCGCTTCCTGAAGCTGGAAGGGCCGTTCTGCCGCACCTGCGGTATCGCGACCGTCCGCAACATGACCGCGAAGAGCCTCTGGCAGGGCTGGTGGGGCATCGGGTCGTCGATCATCAACCCGATCACGATGCTGATCAACATCCCGACCCGGCTCAAGTTCAAGCAGCTGCCGGAGCCGATGCCGGGTGCGCCGGGTCAGCCGATGGACATGGGGAAGCCGCTTTTCCTGCGGCCCGCCATCCTCGGGTTCCTGCTCCCGATCGCGGTGATCGCGCTGCTGATCTGGAGCAGCCAGAGCTCGCCGTCGTCCGCGGGTGTCGGCGACTGCATCCAGAACAAGGGCACGATCAGCAGCCCGAACGTGAAGGTCGTCGACTGCGGTTCCGGCGACGCGGAGTACAAGGTTGTCGGCAAGCTCAGCGACTCGACGAACAGCGATCAGTGTGAGCAGTTCGAGGGCTACACCGTCGCGTACACCGAGGAAGGCCGTTCCAGCGGCTACACGCTCTGCCTCGCACCGAAGTAG
- a CDS encoding MazG nucleotide pyrophosphohydrolase domain-containing protein, with the protein MVRRKYAAFEERRYGRSWSREELMLGFLGDVGDLAKLVQGKEGVRPRADLDEAFAHELADCLWSVIVLADAYEVDLESAFVRTMGEMEGQL; encoded by the coding sequence GTGGTTCGACGGAAGTATGCGGCGTTCGAGGAGCGGAGGTACGGGCGGAGCTGGTCGCGCGAGGAACTGATGCTGGGGTTCCTCGGCGACGTCGGGGATCTCGCGAAGCTTGTCCAGGGCAAGGAAGGCGTGCGTCCGCGAGCCGACCTCGACGAGGCGTTCGCCCATGAGCTGGCCGACTGCCTCTGGTCGGTGATCGTGCTTGCGGATGCCTACGAGGTCGACCTGGAGAGCGCGTTCGTCCGGACCATGGGTGAGATGGAGGGTCAGCTCTGA
- a CDS encoding LLM class flavin-dependent oxidoreductase, with protein MEIGVNVPNFGPGTDPGRLRDWARTVEGLGYDLLMVSDHVAITPDVAGQYPAPFYEPFTALSWLAGVTEKVKLGTTVLIAPYRHPLLVARMAANLNQLSGGRFVLGVGSGWAKQEFEALGVDFTQRGRLTDELLRAVRDAWENDADYRSGDIPIWVGGLSTAGMRRAVRLGDAWHPLRQSMEWMRNGLDQLAKIAENEQRALPAFTPRILLRLTPEPLTDRVAGEGSIDQVIGDLEELRTLGAVAVVLDPFIGDPAETERPETAWHALATVRAHLGTEKK; from the coding sequence GTGGAAATCGGCGTGAACGTTCCCAACTTCGGTCCCGGCACGGACCCCGGCCGCCTCCGCGACTGGGCCCGGACGGTCGAAGGCCTCGGCTACGACCTGCTGATGGTGTCCGACCACGTCGCCATCACGCCCGACGTCGCCGGGCAATATCCGGCGCCCTTCTACGAACCCTTCACCGCATTGAGCTGGCTGGCCGGCGTCACCGAGAAGGTCAAGCTCGGCACCACGGTGCTGATCGCGCCTTACCGGCATCCCCTTCTGGTCGCCCGGATGGCGGCGAACCTCAACCAGCTGAGCGGCGGCCGCTTCGTTCTCGGCGTCGGGTCCGGCTGGGCGAAGCAAGAGTTCGAGGCGCTCGGCGTCGACTTCACTCAGCGCGGAAGGCTGACCGACGAGCTGCTCCGCGCCGTCCGCGACGCGTGGGAGAACGACGCCGACTACCGCAGCGGCGACATCCCGATCTGGGTCGGTGGACTCAGTACCGCGGGGATGCGGCGAGCGGTCCGCCTCGGCGACGCGTGGCATCCGCTGCGGCAGTCGATGGAGTGGATGCGGAACGGCCTCGACCAGCTCGCGAAGATCGCCGAGAACGAGCAGAGAGCGCTCCCCGCGTTCACACCGCGGATCTTGCTCAGGCTGACTCCCGAACCGCTGACCGATCGGGTCGCCGGTGAGGGCTCGATCGACCAGGTGATCGGCGATCTCGAGGAACTCCGGACGCTCGGCGCCGTGGCCGTAGTACTGGATCCGTTCATCGGCGATCCAGCAGAGACCGAACGGCCGGAAACGGCCTGGCACGCGCTGGCCACAGTCAGGGCGCATCTAGGAACGGAGAAGAAGTGA
- a CDS encoding Lrp/AsnC family transcriptional regulator, whose protein sequence is MTETLDPTDWAILVEVQRDGRIPLTELGRRVNLSASATTERVKRLETAGIISGYRADIDLAKVGFAVLAVVRLKYPGNKHEPLRKLLAERFEFLECLRTTGDDCYTLKVAAGSMAHLEQLVNELTEFGSTTTNLVYSQTQPYRGPQGPPPEV, encoded by the coding sequence ATGACCGAGACTCTCGATCCGACCGACTGGGCCATCCTGGTCGAGGTGCAACGCGACGGACGGATCCCGCTGACCGAACTGGGTCGCCGGGTGAACCTGAGCGCTTCGGCAACCACCGAGCGGGTGAAGCGACTGGAGACGGCCGGGATCATCAGCGGGTACCGGGCCGACATCGACCTGGCCAAGGTCGGGTTCGCCGTGCTGGCCGTAGTACGGCTGAAGTATCCCGGGAACAAGCATGAGCCGCTGCGGAAGCTGCTCGCGGAGCGGTTCGAGTTCCTCGAATGTCTGCGGACGACCGGCGACGACTGCTACACGTTGAAGGTCGCGGCCGGGTCGATGGCGCATCTCGAACAGCTGGTAAACGAGTTGACCGAGTTCGGGAGTACGACTACGAATCTCGTGTACAGCCAGACGCAGCCCTATCGGGGGCCGCAAGGGCCGCCGCCGGAGGTTTGA